The sequence below is a genomic window from Phoenix dactylifera cultivar Barhee BC4 chromosome 8, palm_55x_up_171113_PBpolish2nd_filt_p, whole genome shotgun sequence.
ATCGGTCCTTTCGCAGTCCTCTGCTATCTCCGCCACCAAATTCCCCTTCTGGGCATACTCCAGAACCCCCCAAGAAGAAGGCTTCAGGAGCAAATACGGCGAGTAGAAGCCGCTCTCCAGGACGACATCGCAGCAAGAGCACCTCAGatccttctccccctcctcgCTCCTCTTCATCCAGGACAGCAGCGCCACCGTCCGGTCCGCCTCCGCCGGCCGCGACGAGGAGCAGTCCTCGCACATGTCGCTGACCTGGGCGAGCCGCCGATGCTTGGAGCAGTATCCCAGTCGGGAGACTTCGGCGGCGTGGGCGTCGCATAGAAGGTCGCTGTAGGCGCTCCGGCCGCGGCCGGGCTCGAAAAGGTGGTCGACCCGCGAGCAAAACAGGCAGGGGGGCTTCAGGCCGAAGAATTCGGCAAACTTGGCGATCAGATAAGCGAACAAACCGTTAAGAAGGAGGAGGGCGATTATGATCCACTCCAGAAGGGTGTACACCAGAATCACCGCCATCCTGTGGGTGTTCCTCTGAAGCATGGTTGCAAACTTGTTAGCAGCCATGgacccctttctttctttgatcTTGGGGGGTTCGATCAGATTGGATAGCAATTGGAATTAGGATGGGATGAGCTTTTTGATATTATCTACAGGGAAATGGATATAGAGGATAAAGGGGGAGGGAGGGTCTTTTAATGGAGAACTGGAGATGGGAATAGAGGAGgagaaaagggggagaagtatgCCAATGAAGACCAGGAGGTGTTCGACTTTAGTGAGGGAATGGTAGAGTCTGGAAGGTGGCGGTGGTGGCGGTATGGGAGGagggggcgagagagagagaaaaggggaaAGTTTTCTCTCGTCaagagaggagaaagaggagggtggGTACGAGGACCCAAGGGAAAATAAAAGGGTCgtgtcgagagagagagagagagagggaataaGAATGGATTGCTTACCACCGTGGAAATGTTTTATTTTGTCtaattatgtttatttttggTAAAGATGGGCTTACCGTACACTTAAATGTTTATAAGTTTTCGATGATTTGTacccataaaatttaaaaaataacattGAATGACTTTACAAGTAGCGTGGGACCCACGGACTAATACATGGAATTGGAAACTGCCTCCATGGGCGTGTCGTACCGAGGGACTATCATCCAATTCTAATTAAAGGACTAATCGTGTGGTTAAACCAAGAACAAGGAAAAGGATATGAAAGAAGTCAAGAAGATGATGGTGCGGAGTTTAAGAGATCAGGAGAACtgttcttttcaaaataaaGCAGCACTAAACTGTTAAAAACCCTTACCAATCTTTTGGCAGCATATTTGGCTGAGGTAGTTGGAATATGAAATAGTAATGAAAATGAGTGTTACCACTCGTTCCTAATCATTTAATTAGTTGGATAGACtatcattttaattaaaataataattattttaattcttaaaaataattttattttaatttaattttgattttcatcagatcattttaatttttatttaaatttcaatTTTAATCGCGAACCAAACATACTCTAAGtgtaaatagtttattttttttaaatatctatTCATGATGTTTCCTGTCGTCCAATCAGTTGGTTTTTCAGTTGCTACCATATTCACCGGGCTTCTCAATCTTATTTACCTTCTGAAAATTTATTAAATTGTTAGTTATCTTAGTACACTTTAGAATATTATCCAAAATTGTGATTATCTTTTCCAATCTCTATCTTTATAAAGCAAACCCTTTGATTGAAAGGCTAGTATTCACAGTAGCAAGTGTTCGGCGCAAGGTAGTACGATGCTTGCCTCTCATTCAACGTCAAATGCTTCAAGGAACAGAAATTCTCCTGCTAGGTTGGTGTCTAGGATGATAATCTATCTATTAAAGAGCAGCAGAAATATACTTTATGCATAACTATTCACCTCTTTAAGCACATTGCAACTGTGATTTCATGGatatattccttcttcaacatgTCTTCCTTGGTTGGCATTAGGCATGCATGCAAAACGCATTGGCGAAGCATGGAATGCACAATCAACATAAGGCTAAGTTAATAGATAAATAAAATTACGCATGACGGAAAAATTGCTACAAGTTCACATGAAGGGTGCGAATGGTCATGACCAGAAGCATGAGAGAGAGATTTTGGACGATTGAGATAATTTCTTAGCATGATATGGACATAGTGATTTAGATACAATGTATTCCATTTTTATTGCTGTTTTAGCAAactagatatatatatacaatagCACTATTGGCCATCGTTGGCTCAAATTAATTATGCCAAACCACACCCCATACAATGTTGGACCAAACCAAACGGTGTCGAGTCGAGTGCAAAACAACTTAAAACTTTGAGTTGAAGCATTCATGCTAAAATGGGTCTGCTCGGAATGAACCAAACTAGCTCGCATCTTCCATGAATTGAACCTGCGCCAAGCAACCTATATGCATGGATCTCAACCAACAGCTCTTGCCGCCATTAATAGTtttcttggcatgtctcccaaACTTGGCTCACTTAGAGCTCCATCAAACCATATGGATCGACAAACCGAAAAACTTTTTGCTCCCAAGGGAGTACAAGAAATACtgaagaaaaaaggaaggaaaagaagacgAGAAACTGAAAGGAAATATAGCtactgaacaaaaaaaaaagaaggaaacttCTTATGACACATCGAAGACTAGGCGGAGTGGAATGGACGTTCCATCCGATATAAATACCAGTGCTTCACCGACTGATTGTTAGGATCCATATATATCACCGAGTTGGTGCACCAGCTTTTGGACTGCTCTGGGGGGAAGGAGCTCGTCATGGAGTTTGGAAGACAATTTAGCTTGCAATGTATAAAATTACGAGGAATTGCACTGGAGCTATCAACAAGGAGGGAGCTGTTAACTGGAACTCGCTATGATGGTGGATGGAGGCAGTTGGTCTGCATAAAATCCGAGCACTGTGGGATACCTCATGAGTCCTTCTCATCCAACTTTTGCTTTCTTTCGACTGCCCTACAGCTCGGGAAAGCTCTTTACTTTGGCCACACGAACCCTAAATTACACAGCAGCCATCAATGCCGAACTCTTACTGTGTGTCCCTTGAATCATAGCCCAAAGGTGACCCACCCAAAAGAAAGGAACATGCTTGCATAAAACTTTGCTTGGTATGCCATCTAAATGACCGGAGGATATCATGGCAGTGTGTTCTATTTTTGGTCTgagaaatatatataaaaaaagaagcaaaagagAAATATGACAAATGATATACAAAGTCAGAAACATCTTTGCCGTGTATTTGCCTTaagatttaatataatttttatgtaGACTTGGACATGGCTGAGGTTCTCCAGGAGAATTCCGCGAGGCATCCAAGGAACCGACAGCAGCCGAAAGCGAACGGGGGCGACCCACCACAAAAGGTGTAAAGAAATAGAGGTATATATGAAACGAGGGAAGCctgttaaatttttcttttgatgacgTCTATTAGTATGGAAATAACATAAAGATGGTGGGACTAGAAAAATCGCAATCataaaaaagagggaagaattGGTAAGCGTTGAAGGTTGCGAAAATTGGGCTTGAGGCAAATTGGACTTGCCACTTGGGATTGTTGAAgtgatcaattttttttctttttatttttattttttacatatCGGTGGATTGTTAAAATGGAACATGTCTCAGTTTTGTTGGGTTTAGGATTGTATAATTAAAAatgacaaatatatatataggatGCAACCGTGGGCAGGCCCAACCATTTTCAACTAATTTGACCCGAGGAATCCTAAATGGACTCCTTATACAACCACTTGTTGGGTCGTGCGTTATATGATTTAAGAAAGAATTATTTCTTGTACTAACATATAAAATGATAGGTGCAAAAATCTAGGATCGTATCTAAAATAATTAGCCGAaatgtattatttgaatttctcgGCTCTAGATGAGTactaagatctttccggcgcACAACTAATATAAAACTAAATATGCATCTACAATAATCCTCACATATTTTTCCCATTTAAGTTTGGGCATTCTCATTAAGCTAATGAGCTAAATTCAAACCAATCACAAATAtcataaatctaatcacaactaTTACAGATCCAATCATAGATACCGCGATGGACAtggggtcagctccagaagggTTATATCCGTTAAACAATATGAGCCATGAGTTGAGTCCACTCTGATATTACTTGTAATAACTTATAATCTCGTTTAAAATGGCTAACCAGAAGATGTTATTTAAATTCTAGAACATAaataatatgggactaaatatgCACTCTGATTTTGATTTTCCTTGAAAAATAACTACTGTAATCCATTGAAGATGATCTTGTAGTAACTTATGTCTAGTTATTTCTCCTTAGGAAATTTAATTAGGTCTTTTTGTCCTAACATACgagttctaaatttttttgtgTTGAAGCCATGCGATGGTCCATCTTTCGATTAAGCTAAGGAAGCCCAATAACATTGGAAGGAAGGAGTATTTGATGGTGATACCATCCAAATATTGTAAATTATAAAAAGATATTAAAAGGAAGAGTGGGGAGGCAGGGTTTCATCTCTGGGAAGAAGAGATTGTTGCATCATGTTCCAATATAAGTTAAATAACTCGCCAATGCTTCGTTTTCATTTTTTGTCATTTTAAATTTCTGGAGAACCAACCATTGAAGTCCACCTTTTCCACTATACCCACACCCACACGACCCTACTTGTCATCCAATCAAGTTCTTTGGTGGTGTACTCGGCCCAAACACGATTTAAGTTGAGCAAACCTGGGCTTGCTCTGTGGCTCAATTTTGTTATGGCTTGACCTAGTTTGGGCCTTCAGTTGGTCTGGTCCCATTAGCCGGTCTCGTCTCGAGAGATTTAGCTTCAGCTTCCAAGCATAGTTCAATTCCCGACCCTTCTCTCTCTCAACTTATTATTGAGATAGACTAATTATTGTTTTTGATTTTCCTTGACAGACTAACGCATAGAATAAATAGCTTTGTTTGCACCCCAAAGGTACGGTAATCCATTGAAGAAAATCAGGTTGCAGCTTATATCTGGTTATTTCTCTTTAggaaattgaattaggacttattGTCCTAAAGTACATAGATAGAGGAACAAAGCCAGCACCAAGTGCTCTAGCTATATGCCAATGTAGATTTATGCTGTAGGTATAGCTTGAGATAGACCTTGATATTGAAGAAAACCCTGGCTTGTACTTAGACAAACTGTAGCTCAAGATTGGCCTTGTCGAAGAAAAATTTGGCTTGTTCTTAGCCAAATTCCTCAgaagaaattattttttataccaCATGGTCATGCATGCCACCAATCACAGCATTGAGACATGTGCGCTCAGAAAAATAAGTGATTGTGATTGGCGATGTGCATGCTGTGTAGGGAATACTCTCTCCTAATATTTTACCATTCCTACATTCAGGCCACTCCTCACGGGCACCAATTGCAACCTTCTATAGCTGGGCTTCCAAGCAGGGCATTGGTGGCGTACTTGGCCCAAACTTAATTGTGCTTAGCAAACCTGGGCTCACTCTGTGGCTCAAATTGCTGAAGCCCAGCTAGGCCCTATTAAAGACTGTCCCAAGTCACGTAGAACAAAACAAACCTACTCAAAGTAATGAAGTATCTCCACAAATGAATTGAAATGTCCCTCATGCATAACATCTCGTACCACGAGAAAGTCACGAATAATGTGTCTTTTATATCTCGTTCTTCCTCATTTTTATACTATCAGCAAATAGATGTTAGAAAATTTTGAATGAGCCATTTTAAATATCACTTATACTtaaatttgaataaaaaaaacttcTGTTCGGTttccaaagaaaattttctacTCAGTTCCAAAAGGTCCATAATACCGGGATAATAAACTTGATGCTATTACGCAGGTGCACCACTCGATGCACTCACCGCGAGAGCATGGATAGTGACGGGTGTCCTCATTTAAAAATTCCTATCCGGGGAGAAACCGCCAATACCGGACTTTCTTTTTTGTTCCTTCCGGATGAAAATGGACGAACGGCAGGGATTGCGACATCTTCGCCGACTGTGCGATCATTGACGTCCATTGGAAGTTCGCATACACCAAGCTCTCCTACCCTAACCCAACGCCATGAATCGATTAAATGAAGAAAACGAGTAAATGGTGAACGGCTATTTGGATCAAAATCTATCCACATGAGAAAAAGGGACATCTGACTTTATTATGTGAAAAgcagtttaaaaatattttatcatatcGAAAATTTGGGAAGATGAAAAATGTcgtgttttataaaaaaaacccGGGGATGCCGATTTCTCAGATTTCCCCTCCTCGACTTTGTTTTAGAATATTTTCTCTATTATAGAAAAATGTGTCACGTTGCCTGATCCAATGGCGAGTGCGCCGTATCGTGCACTCGCGCTGCTGCATTAAATTTTCATCTTAATTTCTTATTGCATCATATCCTACGCACTTGGGAAGCTCAAAGGGATAGGGTATTCCTATTGAATAGTGCAACAGACGAGCTTGTCACGCCGCCAGCGCATGCTTTGCCCACACATGCCATCAAGATAAGATTAACCAACCCAAAGATTAATTAATGCGGGCAAAGTTAATTAGAAGCCGGACCAGATTCCAGACCCCTCGGTTTCCCCTCCAACGTCCAACTCCCTCTCATCACCCTATAAATGCAGCCGTATAACCCTTTCAGAGAGTACACCATAACCAATACGGAGTCATCTCCCTGCTCGATCCTCACTCGCCtttctctctgactttttcctcgaaaaaagagagaaaagaatccTTCCTTTGTTGACCAAAATGGGCGACAGAAAGGAAGGGATCGCGAAAGCTGAGGCTGAGAACACGACCGCCCTAGCCGCCTCCTACGACAGCCGAATCCGTCCCCTCCTCGACACCATCGACCGCCTGCGCCACCTCAAGGTGATGCAGGAGGGCATCGAGCTCCCCAGCATCGTCGTCGTCGGGGATCAGTCGAGCGGCAAATCTAGCGTCCTTGAGTCCCTCGCCGGCATCAATCTCCCCCGCGGGCAGGGCATCTGCACCCGGGTCCCCCTTATCATGCGCCTCCAAGGCCACCCTTCCCTTTCCAAGCCTCAACTCCAGCTCGAGTACAAAGACAAGATCATCCCCACATCTGAGGCCGGCATCTCTAACTCCATCAGTTCAGCCACCGCCGAGATTGCCGGCAATGGCAAGGGAATCTCGAATACGCCCCTCACTCTCGTGGTGAAGAAGAGAGGTGTCCCTGACCTCACCATGGTGGACTTGCCCGGGATCACCCGTGTCCCGGTCCATGGACAGCCCGACAACATCTACGAGCAGATATCTGGCATCATAATGGAGTATATCGCTCCAAAGGACAGCATCATCCTCAACGTTTTGTCGGCTACGGTTGACTTCCCGACTTGCGAGTCGATCCGAATGTCGCAGCAAGTGGACCGGACCGGAGAGAGGACCCTGGCCGTCGTCACGAAAGCTGACAAGGCCCCCGAGGGGTTGCTTGAGAAGGTGACCACCGATGATGTCAACATAGGGCTCGGATACGTCTGCGTCCGCAACCGCGTTGGTGATGAGTCCTACGAGCAAGCCCGAGATGCGGAGAAGAGGCTCTTTGAAACGCATCCTCTTCTTTCGAGGATCGACAAGTCCATTGTGGGAATCCCTGTTCTGGCTCAGAGGCTGATGCAGATCCAGGCAGCTAGCATTGCAAAATGTCTGCCTGATATTGTGAAAAAGATCAATGAGAAGCTTAGTCGGAATGCTTTGGAGCTCAAGCAGATGCCCCGGAATCTCTCGAGCATGGCTGATGCCATGAGGGCATTCATGAACATGATAAGCATGGCAAAGGAGTCTCTGAGGAAAATACTCATTAGAGGGGAGTTTGATGAGTTCCCTGATGATATGGTCATGCATGCCACCGCTAGGATGTCGGAAATGCTGTCTAAGTACTCCAAGGAGCTACCTTCCAAGTGCCCGAGTGCTGATGAAAGGTTTCTGATGGAGGAGATTGCCGTTCTTGAAGAAGCTAAGGGAATTGATGGACTTCCGAATTTTCTGCCTCGCTCTGCTTTCCGCACTCTTCTCAGGAGGAAGGTGAAGGAGATTTCTCAGATCCCAAGTGAGTTTATTCGAAAGATGTGGGCTTACATTGAGGATGTTGTGGTTAGGGTGCTGTTGCACCACTCTGAGAACTATCCCCAGCTACAGTCTTTGACTAGAAGGGCAGCAGAGAATCTGGTTGAGAAGATGAGGAACCGATCCTACCAGGTGATGGAAGAGAGCATTGAGATGGAGATGGTCGCCAACTATACTTCGAATGCAGATTACATGAAGACATGGACTGAGCTGATGAACAACCATGATAAGTTCATAAATGCCATCGAGGATCCTACAAAGCCAACAAAGTTGTCACTGGAAGGTTTCGACGAGGTTGAAGTCAGCCATCTCAGGCAGTACGTGGCCATGGCAGAGCAGGCGTTCGACTTGAGGATGAGGATCACCGCATATTGGAGGAGCGTGGTGCTTCGACTGGTGGATAACCTGGCCCTGCATATCCTATACAGCGTGAATTGCTTGGTGGAGAAGGAGATGGAAATGGAACTTGTTGATGAACTGGTGGGTCCACGGATGTCCGGCTTGGAAAGGATGCTGGAGGAATCTCCATCAACTGCCGGGAAGCGCGAACGACTTGGGAAAAGTATCGGCCTGCTGAAGGAAGCAAAGGAGGTTGTTGCCAAGATAATGGATCGTATAGACGCTTATGGCGATTAAGCTTTTTGATcttgttttgttttgacatATGGCTGTCCCAGGTTGTTTTGTTCGGAGTCACCGCTTTGCTTGGTCTTTCTTTTTGTGCCTGTGATCAGTCATTTAATAGTAAGAAAAAGCTTAATCTTGCTGTTGGTAataattttctttgatgattgcTGGTTAACTCTATTATTTGGACCTAATCACACTGTAACATCATAAATCCCTGGTCTGCCCGTTGAAACTCGAAAAGGTTATGTTTCCATTAATTGTATTATATGAACCAATCGCCCAGTGGTTACTTTCCAAACAAAAATCAGTCTACTGTCTGTTGGCCGTCTGCATGGACAGTAAAGCTGGCCCGATTCTGGATGGGATCGATCCAACCTAATTAGGATCCTTTGAGTGGTGTTTAGGCACcagtttatttgtttgttttttcttttgaaaaaatagaAGTTACCGGAATGAAAAGGGGGAGGAATCGGTGGCAGCAG
It includes:
- the LOC103700217 gene encoding dynamin-related protein 4C gives rise to the protein MGDRKEGIAKAEAENTTALAASYDSRIRPLLDTIDRLRHLKVMQEGIELPSIVVVGDQSSGKSSVLESLAGINLPRGQGICTRVPLIMRLQGHPSLSKPQLQLEYKDKIIPTSEAGISNSISSATAEIAGNGKGISNTPLTLVVKKRGVPDLTMVDLPGITRVPVHGQPDNIYEQISGIIMEYIAPKDSIILNVLSATVDFPTCESIRMSQQVDRTGERTLAVVTKADKAPEGLLEKVTTDDVNIGLGYVCVRNRVGDESYEQARDAEKRLFETHPLLSRIDKSIVGIPVLAQRLMQIQAASIAKCLPDIVKKINEKLSRNALELKQMPRNLSSMADAMRAFMNMISMAKESLRKILIRGEFDEFPDDMVMHATARMSEMLSKYSKELPSKCPSADERFLMEEIAVLEEAKGIDGLPNFLPRSAFRTLLRRKVKEISQIPSEFIRKMWAYIEDVVVRVLLHHSENYPQLQSLTRRAAENLVEKMRNRSYQVMEESIEMEMVANYTSNADYMKTWTELMNNHDKFINAIEDPTKPTKLSLEGFDEVEVSHLRQYVAMAEQAFDLRMRITAYWRSVVLRLVDNLALHILYSVNCLVEKEMEMELVDELVGPRMSGLERMLEESPSTAGKRERLGKSIGLLKEAKEVVAKIMDRIDAYGD